One window from the genome of Candidatus Didemnitutus sp. encodes:
- a CDS encoding glycoside hydrolase family 43 protein, with translation MSRRSVGICPAWVVLIVALFAPLRAAEPALPATCYLFAYFYHDKETEGFRLAWSRDGFAFEMLNGGKPLLTPTAGAGEKKLMRDPCLYRGPDGTWHLVWTTGWTGRDIGYTSSKDLVHWSEQKTLPVMAHEPRAQNCWAPEIVWDDARQRYLIFWSTTILGKFRETELSNTKPERNHRIYATTTKDFMTFEPTRLLYDGGFNVIDANLLRDDDGHWLMFVKNETVQPKTEKNIRMIRGETAEGPWSEASPALTGNYWAEGPTAIKVGGEYRVYFDKHRLDAIGLVRSRDLQHWEDVSERIRMPAHARHGCIVAVTRAEMEQLLTAWPAAQPPQP, from the coding sequence ATGAGCCGCCGCAGCGTTGGCATTTGCCCCGCGTGGGTCGTTTTGATCGTCGCGCTTTTCGCGCCGCTGCGCGCGGCCGAGCCGGCGTTGCCCGCGACATGCTACCTGTTCGCGTATTTCTACCACGACAAGGAGACCGAGGGCTTCCGGCTCGCGTGGAGCCGCGACGGCTTCGCCTTCGAGATGCTGAACGGCGGCAAGCCGCTCCTCACGCCGACCGCCGGTGCCGGCGAGAAGAAACTGATGCGCGATCCGTGTCTCTATCGCGGTCCGGACGGCACGTGGCACCTCGTGTGGACGACCGGCTGGACCGGACGCGACATCGGCTACACGTCGTCGAAGGATCTCGTGCATTGGTCCGAGCAGAAAACTCTGCCGGTGATGGCGCACGAGCCGCGGGCGCAGAATTGCTGGGCGCCCGAGATCGTCTGGGACGATGCCCGCCAGCGCTACCTGATCTTCTGGTCGACGACGATCCTCGGAAAATTCCGCGAGACAGAGCTCTCGAACACGAAGCCCGAGCGCAATCACCGCATCTACGCGACGACGACGAAGGACTTCATGACGTTCGAGCCGACGCGCCTGCTCTACGACGGCGGTTTCAACGTCATCGACGCGAACCTGCTGCGCGACGACGACGGGCACTGGCTGATGTTCGTGAAGAACGAGACCGTGCAGCCGAAAACCGAGAAGAACATCCGGATGATCCGCGGCGAGACCGCCGAGGGCCCGTGGAGCGAGGCGTCGCCGGCGTTGACCGGCAATTATTGGGCCGAGGGCCCGACCGCGATCAAGGTGGGCGGCGAGTATCGCGTCTATTTCGACAAGCACCGGCTCGACGCCATTGGCCTGGTGCGGTCGCGCGATTTGCAGCATTGGGAGGATGTGAGCGAGCGCATCCGGATGCCCGCGCATGCGCGCCACGGCTGCATCGTGGCGGTCACGCGCGCCGAGATGGAGCAGCTGCTCACGGCCTGGCCCGCAGCGCAGCCGCCGCAGCCCTGA
- a CDS encoding MFS transporter, giving the protein MPAHRNYKWAVVGMLWFVCFFNYADRQAIFSVFPRLKAEFGFDAVQLGIIGSAFAWVYAAGAPLAGLIADRMSRKMLILGGCVFWSGVTVFTGACTQFWQFVTVRALEGFGETFYFPATMSLVSDYHDRTTRSRAMSLHQSSVYAGTIGGSWLGAWFAEEMGWRVGFYFFGAAGVALALVLWRFLREPARGEADVSAATPGGCHLISDKSAGPATEVPPAPMGVRETLAGIFRKPTAVLLMLAFLGANLVATVFLTWTPTFLTEKFHFRLTTAGLSGSVFIHLASALSVPVGGWLADKLARRFAGGRILVQAIGLVVGAGFVALVGLTTDVRTLLVAMTIFGLCKGLYDANIFAALYDVVEPRARATAAGIMNTVGWGGGALGPIAVGLATKYGRHARDIDNMSEAIAFGGVVYVVSAALLLAAVFVFARRDVPTTPATAV; this is encoded by the coding sequence ATGCCCGCGCACCGAAACTACAAGTGGGCGGTCGTGGGCATGCTGTGGTTCGTCTGCTTTTTCAACTACGCGGACCGGCAGGCGATCTTCTCGGTTTTCCCGCGCCTGAAAGCCGAGTTCGGCTTCGACGCGGTGCAACTCGGGATCATCGGCTCGGCGTTCGCGTGGGTCTACGCGGCCGGCGCGCCGCTGGCCGGACTCATCGCCGACCGCATGTCGCGCAAGATGCTCATCCTCGGCGGCTGCGTCTTCTGGAGCGGCGTGACGGTCTTCACGGGTGCGTGCACGCAATTCTGGCAATTCGTCACCGTGCGCGCGCTCGAAGGGTTCGGTGAAACCTTTTATTTTCCGGCGACGATGTCGCTGGTCAGCGACTACCACGATCGCACCACGCGGTCGCGCGCGATGTCGCTGCACCAGTCGAGCGTCTATGCCGGCACGATCGGCGGCAGCTGGCTCGGCGCGTGGTTCGCCGAGGAGATGGGCTGGCGCGTCGGTTTTTATTTCTTCGGAGCGGCTGGCGTCGCGCTCGCGCTCGTGCTCTGGCGTTTCCTGCGCGAACCGGCGCGCGGCGAGGCCGACGTCTCCGCGGCGACCCCGGGCGGTTGTCACTTAATAAGTGACAAATCCGCAGGGCCCGCGACGGAGGTGCCGCCGGCACCGATGGGCGTGCGCGAGACGCTGGCGGGGATTTTCCGCAAGCCGACCGCGGTGCTGCTGATGCTGGCGTTCCTCGGCGCGAATCTCGTCGCGACGGTCTTCCTCACTTGGACGCCGACGTTTCTCACGGAGAAATTTCACTTCCGTCTCACGACGGCGGGTCTGTCGGGGTCGGTGTTCATTCACCTCGCCAGCGCGTTGAGCGTGCCGGTCGGAGGCTGGCTGGCCGACAAGCTCGCGCGACGTTTCGCCGGCGGCCGCATTCTCGTGCAGGCGATCGGTCTGGTTGTCGGCGCGGGTTTCGTGGCGCTCGTGGGATTGACCACGGACGTGCGCACGCTGCTCGTGGCGATGACGATCTTCGGCCTCTGCAAGGGACTCTACGATGCGAACATCTTTGCCGCGCTCTACGACGTGGTCGAGCCGCGCGCGCGCGCGACCGCGGCGGGCATCATGAATACCGTGGGCTGGGGCGGCGGTGCGCTTGGACCGATCGCGGTGGGCCTCGCGACGAAATACGGCCGCCATGCCCGCGACATCGACAACATGAGCGAAGCGATCGCGTTCGGCGGCGTGGTCTACGTTGTGAGCGCGGCGTTGCTCCTCGCGGCAGTGTTTGTCTTCGCGCGGCGCGATGTGCCGACGACACCAGCCACGGCGGTCTGA